One Streptomyces sp. NBC_01237 genomic region harbors:
- a CDS encoding glutamate ABC transporter substrate-binding protein — MTGVKDWAARGGLRGWGGVTGMAVACALTASLTLLPLSHGGADPFGVNTAGPGAASALPARADACTDPEASLPPSSAGGPSIEKIRKRGKLIAGVDQNSFRWGYRNPDTGTLEGFDIDLVRAIAGNILGDPDAVIFRAIPTNQRIAALEHDRVDVVVRTMTINCKRLDQVSFSTAYFQAGQQVLAPKESAITGYDSSLKGKRVCTAEGSTAYEALEKQSYGAVFKDESDGTERDKDQLTVPNQLDCLVRLQLGEVDAVVTDNALAAGQAAQDPAVVLKGAPFTTEYYGVATKKGANDLVARVNAVLDDYRRGGKDSDWMVSYRAWLATGLPGIEAPPAPKYRSN; from the coding sequence ATGACCGGGGTGAAGGACTGGGCGGCGCGCGGCGGGCTGCGTGGCTGGGGCGGGGTGACGGGCATGGCCGTGGCCTGTGCCCTCACGGCCTCGCTCACCCTGCTGCCCCTCTCCCACGGCGGCGCCGATCCCTTCGGCGTGAACACCGCGGGCCCGGGGGCGGCCTCGGCGCTGCCCGCACGGGCCGACGCCTGCACCGACCCGGAGGCGAGTCTGCCGCCGTCGAGCGCGGGCGGGCCGAGCATCGAGAAGATCCGCAAGCGCGGCAAGCTGATCGCCGGCGTGGACCAGAACAGCTTCCGGTGGGGCTATCGCAACCCGGACACCGGCACGCTCGAAGGCTTCGACATCGACCTGGTGCGGGCCATCGCGGGCAACATCCTGGGCGACCCCGACGCGGTGATCTTCCGGGCCATTCCCACCAACCAGCGCATAGCGGCCCTGGAGCACGACCGGGTCGACGTCGTCGTACGGACGATGACGATCAACTGCAAGCGGCTGGACCAGGTCTCCTTCTCCACGGCCTACTTCCAGGCCGGGCAGCAGGTGCTGGCCCCGAAGGAATCGGCGATCACGGGGTACGACTCCTCGCTGAAGGGGAAGCGGGTCTGCACCGCCGAGGGCTCCACCGCGTACGAGGCGCTGGAGAAGCAGTCCTACGGCGCGGTCTTCAAGGACGAGTCCGACGGCACCGAGCGGGACAAGGACCAGCTGACCGTGCCCAATCAGCTGGACTGCCTGGTCCGTCTCCAGCTCGGTGAGGTCGACGCCGTCGTCACGGACAACGCCCTGGCGGCCGGCCAGGCCGCGCAGGACCCGGCGGTGGTCCTCAAGGGCGCCCCGTTCACCACCGAGTACTACGGCGTGGCGACGAAGAAGGGCGCGAACGACCTGGTGGCCCGCGTCAACGCCGTGCTGGACGACTATCGCCGGGGCGGGAAGGACAGCGACTGGATGGTGTCGTACCGCGCGTGGCTGGCGACCGGACTGCCCGGCATCGAGGCACCGCCCGCGCCCAAGTACCGGAGCAACTGA